CGACCCCGTCACCGCGGCGCAGGTCGGTAAAGACACTCGGACGACCCTGTCTTCCCTTGTCGGCATCGCGCGCCATGACATCGAGATCCGCGCCGACATGAGGCGCAAGATCCGCCTTGTTGATAATCAGAAGATCCGAGCGGGTAATGGCCGGGCCGCCCTTGCGAGGGATTTCCTCGCCCTGGCACACGGAGATCACGTAAAGCGTCAGATCGGCGAGGTCCGGCGAGAAGGTGGCTGCCAGATTGTCGCCGCCCGATTCAATGAAAACGATATCGAGATCCGGATGTTTGCCTGAGAGGTCCTCAATGGCAGCGAGATTGATCGACGCGTCCTCCCGGATGGCTGTATGCGGGCAGCCGCCGGTTTCCACGCCAATAATCCGATCCGACGACAGCGCCTGCATGCGCACCAGCGCCTCCGCATCTTCGCGTGTGTAGATATCATTGGTGACGACGCCGACCGACCAGCGTTCGCGCATTGCCTTGCAGAGCTTTTCGGTGAGCGTCGTCTTGCCTGATCCGACAGGACCGC
This portion of the Hoeflea prorocentri genome encodes:
- the ureG gene encoding urease accessory protein UreG, with product MMSSNGPLRVGIGGPVGSGKTTLTEKLCKAMRERWSVGVVTNDIYTREDAEALVRMQALSSDRIIGVETGGCPHTAIREDASINLAAIEDLSGKHPDLDIVFIESGGDNLAATFSPDLADLTLYVISVCQGEEIPRKGGPAITRSDLLIINKADLAPHVGADLDVMARDADKGRQGRPSVFTDLRRGDGVDDIVRFLTEAGGLEAK